From Pagrus major chromosome 9, Pma_NU_1.0, the proteins below share one genomic window:
- the LOC141002453 gene encoding trace amine-associated receptor 13c-like, which translates to MMETLEETELCFPQLLNTSCRRAKRPHTEAVLIYILLSFISLLTATLNLLVIISISHFKQLHTPTNLLLLSLAVADCSMGLLMSFQILLTDGCWFLGDLMCALFCVLDFIITSASVGTMVLISADRYVAICDPLHYSTKIPVRVVTLCTCLCWVCSVLYNSLIMMDNLKKQGRYNSCAGECVIVIHYIAGVVDLILTFFGPVTVIVVLYMRVFVVAVSQARAMRSYITAVTLQSSETVSAKKSELKAARTLGVVVVVFLSCHCPYYCSSLVGQNTLFSVTSVPLETWLFYFNSCLNPVIYAFCYPWFRKSIKFIVTLKILQSDSCEANLL; encoded by the exons ATGATGGAAACACTGGAAGAAACTGAACTCTGCTTTCCACAACTCCTCAACACATCCTGTAGGAGGGCAAAGCGCCCACACACTGAGGCTGTGCTGATTTACATTCTGCTgtccttcatctctctgctgaCTGCAACTCTCAACCTGCTGGTCATCATCTCTATCTCCCACTTCAA GCAGCTCCACACCCCaaccaacctcctcctcctctctctggctgtcGCAGATTGCTCAATGGGTCTCCTCATGTCTTTCCAGATCCTTCTCACAGACGGCTGCTGGTTTCTTGGTGACCTCATGTGtgctttgttctgtgttttagaCTTCATTATTACCTCTGCTTCAGTAGGAACCATGGTGCTCATATCAGCTGACCGCTATGTGGCTATTTGTGACCCTCTGCATTACTCCACTAAAATCCCTGTGAGAGTAGTGACACTCTGTACTTGCCTTTGTTGGGTCTGCTCTGTTCTATACAACAGCCTAATAATGATGgataacttaaaaaaacaaggcAGGTATAATTCCTGTGCTGGAGAGTGTGTGATTGTCATTCACTACATTGCAGGAGTTGTTGACcttattttgaccttttttggTCCTGTCACTGTCATTGTAGTTCTGTATATGAGAGTTTTTGTGGTGGCTGTGTCTCAGGCTCGTGCCATGCGGTCCTACATTACAGCTGTCACACTTCAGAGCTCAGAGACTGTTTCTGCCAAGAAATCAGAGTTGAAAGCAGCCAGGACTcttggtgttgttgtagttgtgtttctgtcatgcCATTGTCCATATTACTGTTCCTCTCTCGTAGGTCAGAACACCTTGTTTAGTGTTACATCTGTGCCCTTAGAGACGTGGCTCTTCTATTTCAACTCTTGCCTAAACCCAGTGATCTATGCTTTTTGCTATCCGTGGTTTCGAAAATCCATTAAGTTTATTGTAACATTAAAGATACTTCAGTCTGACTCCTGTGAAGCCAACTTACTGTAG